One window from the genome of Candidatus Binatia bacterium encodes:
- a CDS encoding DUF4124 domain-containing protein, with product MLVAALALVSALWSAVADAEIYAWRDASGVRHFTNVREEIPESYRDRAEVVVGAAWAASQQQPPPSCDEETPRQAQVVIVPRARGDRRRSTESGVVPLVVQGGNVHLEGPLVMALAPPTLSGLRWPVVPLVTTAFDRGRSRHLTLRQLAEEERWLWETWGWSPGLPRIMPFAGGPRPPCVAWRTCQLW from the coding sequence ATGTTGGTTGCCGCTCTGGCGCTGGTCAGTGCTCTCTGGAGTGCCGTTGCCGATGCCGAGATTTACGCGTGGAGAGATGCTTCTGGGGTTCGGCACTTCACCAATGTTCGGGAGGAGATCCCGGAGTCATACCGGGATCGGGCGGAAGTCGTTGTCGGCGCCGCGTGGGCGGCGTCCCAACAGCAGCCGCCGCCTTCGTGTGACGAGGAAACCCCAAGGCAGGCCCAAGTTGTGATCGTACCGCGGGCGAGGGGCGACCGCCGCAGAAGCACCGAAAGCGGTGTTGTGCCCTTGGTGGTTCAGGGCGGAAACGTGCATCTCGAAGGGCCCCTCGTAATGGCTCTGGCTCCGCCGACCCTGTCGGGTCTCCGCTGGCCAGTTGTCCCCTTGGTGACCACAGCCTTCGATCGCGGGCGCTCGCGTCACCTTACCTTGCGGCAACTTGCCGAAGAGGAGCGCTGGCTTTGGGAGACGTGGGGATGGTCGCCTGGACTCCCACGGATCATGCCGTTTGCGGGTGGACCACGCCCACCTTGCGTTGCGTGGCGGACGTGCCAACTGTGGTGA